The genomic stretch TCGAGGAAGGCCAGCGGACAACGCATAAGCTGGCTGCTTCCGAAAAGAGCAGCAGCAAGTAGCCTTCTCTTTTTCTGGTTTCTGGCGGGTCCCGCCTCCACGCAAATGGTGCTGGTCATGGAGAGCGATGGCTCTCTGACCTCGTCCCGCTCCCAGGACAGTTTTGCCCGCAACTACAATGACGGCATAGGTCAGGGGTCTGCTGCTGATGAGCTAGCGATCCTCGGTGAAGATGAACCAGATATTGAACCTGACGAATTGCGTCTTGCAGCCTTCTCGCGGCCCGCTCCCCTGCCCCGCGCCGATGTTCTAGCGGCCATCGAAGCCACAGCTATGCGTTATGCCGGGCATCCCGGGCTGCGGCGTGCCGACCTCTCCGCCCGAGACTGGCTGACCCTCTATCGCGCCAATATCGAGGTGGAGAGCGCCTACCGGCAGGATGCGATTTCAAGTGCAGGTGCCATTGGCCTTGGTCAACTGATGCCCGCGACGGCGCGTAACCTCGGCATCGACCCGCGCGATCCGCTGCAGAACCTCGACGGGTCCGCCCGCTACCTCGCGATGATGTTGGAGACATTCGGCGATCCGCACCTGGCGCTGGCTGCCTACAACGCCGGACCGGATGCGGTCCGCCAACACGGTGGCATTCCCCCTTGCTGCGGCGTCCGACTGACAGGTTGAACCCAGCGAGTTCCGTGTCGTGATACCAGTCGGTGGAATCGTGGAATGGCAGGCCCTCGACGAAGGCCTGTGTGATCTTGGTGTGGGGCATTGTCGCAACTCCGATTTTGATGGCGCTTTGACCGCTAAGTCGCCATCGTTGTCGGGCCTTGTCGGTAGATGACACAACCGGAATTGCGAGGTAAGTCGTTGAAATACAAGGTGGACATGCAACGTCGCATGTCGTCGGTAGGTAGGCGGCAGTGATTAGAAGTCAGCTGCTCTATCCAGTTGAGCTATGAGACCGTCACGATGCGGTATCGCGCGGTCGGGGGGCTTTTGGCAAGCCTCAAACCGCCTTAATGGGTCCAGACACCGCGCCGGTTGGTGGCGAAATTTTCGCCATAGCCGCCGGGGCGGATGTTGGGCTTGCGCGATTTGGGCTCTTGCACAATGGCCTCGATCCCGTTTTCGCGGGCGTAATCCAGCGCTGCTTCTTTGCTGTCGAAATACAGCTTTACCTGCGCCTGGGTGTCATCCGATGATGTCCAGCCCATCAGCGGGTCGATGCCGCGCGCGGTCTGTGCGACATGTTCCAGCACCCAGGACCGCGTTTTCGCAGTGCCCGAGGACATGGCGGTTCTGGCTGGCTTGTAGATTCGTGCGCGCATCTTTGGCCCCTTTGCTGACAATCCCTATATGTGCAAAACGCGCAAAGCACGCAAGCCCCGCGTCAGGCCCCATGTCAGGGACCGCGTGTCAGGGACCGCGTCAGGCCCATTCGCCTTTGCGCATGACGGGGATCACCGCGCCGGTCTTGGTGATCCCGTCGATATCCACCGCATCCGACCCCATCATCCAATCGACATGGATCAGGCTTTGGTTGCCGCCTTTTTGCTGCAATTCTTCGGGCGAATACTCTGACCCGCCTTGGATCGTATCGGCGTAACATTGGCCAAGTGCGATATGACAGGACGCGTTTTCATCAAAGAGCGTGTTGTAAAACAATGTGCCGGACTGGCTGATCGGGCTGGAATGGGGCACCAAGGCCACCTCGCCGATGCGGCTGGCGCCATCGTCGGTTTGCAGCAGCGCCTGTAGCACAGCCTCGCCTTTGGTGGCGGTCGCCTCGACGATGCGGCCGGCCTCGAAGCGGACCTTGATGTTTTCGATCACATTGCCCTGATGCGCCAGCGGCTTGGTGGCGGACACCACCCCGTCGACCTTATAGGCATGCGGACAGGTAAAGACCTCTTCGGTGGGAATATTGGGCTGGCAGATCACGCCGTTCAGCGCAGGCGATGCCCCGCCTTTCCAGATATGCCCATCGGCCAGACCCAGCATCAGATCGGTGCCGGGGCCGGTATATTTCAGCGCGGCGAAATCATGATCATTCAGCCATTTGACGCGCTTTTTCAGCTCTGCCGTATGATCGGCCCAATTGGCCACCGGATCGTCGCCATCCAGACGGGATGCTTTATAGATCGCATCCATCAGCTTGCCCTGCGCCTCTGCCACCGGCAGGTCGGGAAAGACGCGCGCAGCCCAGCCAGCACCGGGGAAAGCGACGATGTTCCAGTTGACCTCGAATCCCACGATCGGGGCCATGGCGGGTTTGGCGGCGATGCTTGTGGCCTTTGACAGGCGCGCGACCTTCGTGGGGTCTTGATCGGCCAGCAGCATCGGGTCATCCCCCGTGATCGCCATCCGCGCGGCCCCGCCTTTATAGGCGGCAGCCAGCCCGTCATAGAACCAGCCGGGCGCATGGTCGAAACTGGCATCATCGGCGTTTTCATAACGCGCCAGCGTGATCGCCTCATCGGTGAAAAAGGGCATCACGACCCCCGCCCCGGCCTGATAGGCATGCACGGTGATCGCGCGGACCAGCTCGATCGCGGACAAGGGCGCGGTGATCACCAGATCCTGCCCTTTTTGCAGGTTCACGCCGGTGCGCACGGCGACTTCGGCCAAGCGGTCGAGTTTCACGGGATCAATCATTTTCATACCTCTTTCGTTTGGCCAGAGCTTAGGCCAAGGGTCGCCCTTGATCCAGTGAGCAAAGACAACAACTATGGGTCAACCAAAGGAATCCCCGCCATGGCCTATGCCCAGACCGACAAATCGCCGCCCGTCTATCTGGCGAACCCCGCGCCGGATGTGAAAACCCGCGAAAAAATGGAAGGCGGCAAGCGTTTCAAGCTGCAGACAGAGTTTGAACCGGCAGGCGACCAGCCCACCGCGATTGCCGAGCTTAGCGCCGGGATCATCGCAGGCGAGCGTGATCAGGTGCTGCTGGGGGCGACGGGGACCGGCAAGACATTCACCATGGCCAAGATGATCGAACAGACCCAGCGCCCTGCGATCATCCTTGCCCCGAACAAGACGCTGGCCGCGCAATTATACGGCGAATTCAAAGGGTTCTTCCCCGACAATGCCGTCGAATATTTTGTAAGCTATTATGATTACTATCAGCCCGAAGCCTATGTCGCGCGGTCCGATACCTATATCGAGAAAGAATCCCAGATCAACGAACAGATCGACCGGATGCGCCATTCAGCGACCCGTGCACTGTTGGAACGCGACGATGTGATCATCGTGGCCTCTGTATCCTGTATCTACGGGATCGGGTCGGTCGAAACTTACGGCGCCATGACGCAGGATATCCATGCGGGCCAGATGTATGACCAGCGGCAGATTATCGCCGACCTGATCGCCCAGCAATATCGCCGCAATGATCAGGCCTTTCAGCGCGGCACCTTTCGGGTGCGCGGCGATAGTCTTGAAATCTGGCCGGCCCATCTTGATGACCGCGCGTGGAAATTGTCCTTCTTTGGCGAAGAGCTGGAGGCGATCACCGAATTCGACCCGCTGACCGGCACCAAGACCGGCACCTTCGACAAGGTCCGCGTCTATGCCAATTCGCATTATGTGACGCCCAAACCCACGATGCAGCAGGCCATCATCGGCATCAAGAAAGAGCTGCGGATGCGGCTTGATCAGCTGGTCAATGACGGCAAACTGCTGGAAGCACAGCGGCTGGAACAACGCACCAATTTCGATCTCGAAATGCTGGAGGCGACGGGCGTCTGCAACGGGATCGAGAATTATTCGCGCTATCTGACCGGCCGCGCGCCGGGTGAACCACCGCCCACCCTGTTTGAATTCATCCCCGACAATGCCATCGTCTTTGCCGATGAAAGCCATGTTTCGGTCCCGCAGATCGGCGGCATGTATAAAGGCGACTTTCGGCGCAAGATGACGCTAGCCGAACATGGGTTCCGCCTGCCGTCCTGCATGGATAACCGCCCGCTGAAGTTCGAGGAATGGGACGCGATGCGCCCGCAATCGGTCTTCGTTTCGGCCACCCCCGCGGCATGGGAGATGGAACAGACCGGCGGCGTATTCACCGAACAGATCATCCGCCCCACCGGCCTGATTGATCCGCAGATCGAAATCCGCCCCGTTGAAACGCAGGTCGATGATCTGCTGGACGAGGTCCGCAAGGTCGCCGCCGCAGGCTATCGCACATTGGTGACGACCCTGACCAAACGCATGTCCGAGGATCTGACCGAATATATGCATGAACAGGGTATCCGCGTGCGCTATATGCACAGCGATATCGACACGATCGAACGGATCGAGATTTTGCGCGACCTGCGCCTTGGCGCCTTTGACGTACTGATCGGGATCAACCTTTTGCGTGAAGGGCTCGACATCCCCGAATGCGGGCTGGTCGCCATTCTGGATGCCGACAAGGAAGGGTTCCTGCGGTCTGAAACCTCGCTCGTGCAGACCATTGGCCGTGCTGCGCGCAATGCCGAAGGCCGCGTCATCATGTATGCCGACCGGATCACCGGCAGCATGGACCGCGCGATGAAGGAAACCGAACGCCGCCGTGCCAAGCAGCTGGCCTATAACGCTGAACACGGGATCACGCCGACGACGGTGAAAAAGAACGTCGAGGATATTCTGGCGGGCCTTTACAAAGGCGATGTGGACATGAACCGCGTCACCGCCAAGATCGACAAAGGCCGCGCGGGTGGCAATATCCAGACCGTGATCGAAGGTATCCGCAATGATATGCGCAAAGCCGCCGAGAACCTCGAGTTCGAAGAGGCCGCGCGCCTGCGTGACGAGCTGAAACGGCTCGAAGCGGTGGAACTGGCCATCGCCGATGACCCGCTGGCGCGCCAACAAGCGGTCGATAAGGCGGTGGATGACGCGGCAAAGGCATCAGGGCGCAGCACCGGCGGCCGCGGCGGCATGCGCGGCGGCAAAAGCCGCTATGCCAAAAGGTAGGGTGCGCATGTTGCGCACCCCCTGAAATACGTCCGCAAAAAAGGGCGCGGCCAGCGCGCCCTATGATGCGTCAGAAATCGAACAGGTCTTCCAGAAAGCCACCGCGCTTTTTCTTGCGGGGGCGGCCATATTGATCACGGCTGTCGTCATAGCCGCGTTCGGCGCGCGCAGGCAACGGGGGCGGTGGCGGTGGTGTATAGGCGGCGCTGCGCTCGATGATCTTGTCCAATTCGCCCCGGTCGAGCCAGACACCCCGACATTGCGGGCAATAGTCGATCTCGACGCCAGAGCGGTCAGAGATCACAAGTTGGGTTCCGTCAATCGGGCATTGCATCGCAGCTCTCCTGTGTTTCACTGCGCAAGATGGGAAAGGAGGGACGCAGAAACAAGGGCTTGGGCGGAATGTCGCACCGCCATCGCCATTTGCCAAAATACCGCTATCATCGTACCATGCGCCACCTGCTTGCCCTTTTCATCCTTGCCTCGCCCGCTGCTGCCTGGGACTTCTCGGCGCAGCCGATTTGCACCCTGACGGATGCGGCGGGCACGATCACCGTGACCTATGACGCGGCCTTGCCCGTCTATAGCCTGACAATCACCCTGCCACAGGGCAGATGGTCCGATGATCCGACCTTCGCGATGAATTTCGCAGGGCCCCGTCCGATCTTTATCCAGACCGACCAGCACCAGATCAGCCCCGATGGCCGCAGCCTGACGGTGACGGATCGCGGGTTTGGCAATGTGCTGGACGGGTTGGATTTCAACCAGCGCGCCTATGCGATATCGGGCGATACGACGGTAGGCGTCTCGCTTGACGGGATCGGCCCGGCGATGGCCGCCTTTCGCGCCTGCCCTGCGGCCAATCTTGCATGACAGGCGACACGATCAATCCCACCGATGATGCCGCCCGCGCGCTGGTGCGCCAATTGCTGGCGGATATGCGCCATGCAGCGCTGGGCGTGACGCATCCCGAAACCGGCGCGCCCTATGTCGCGCGTGTCGCGCTGATCTGGGATGGCACCGCCGCGCTGACGCTGGTGTCGACCCTGTCCACCCATACCCAAGCCTTGCTGGCCAGTCCCGCCTGCGCCGCCCTGATCGGCGAACCGGGTGCCAAGGGCGATCCGCTGACCCATCCGCGCCTGACGCTGCATGCGCGGGCAGAGCCGGTGGACAAGCCCGCCCATAAGGACAAATGGCTGGCCGCTGTGCCCAAGGCCAAGCTTTACTACGATTTCGCCGATTTCATGATGTTCCGGCTGGTGCCCAGCGGCATTGACCTGAACGGCGGGTTCGGCAAGGCCTATCGCCTAGGCCCGGACGGGTTTTAGCCGCGCGTTCCAGACCACCGCACCAGCGTCATATCTGCCCCGCAGCACCGCCCCCTTGCGGCGCAGATGCGGGAATTGCACGCGCCAGTCGCGATAGAGGTCATTGCTGACGATGCGCAGCCGGTGCTGGGCGGCAAAGCGCAGGATCGCGCTATCGGCGATCACGC from Yoonia vestfoldensis encodes the following:
- a CDS encoding ETC complex I subunit; the encoded protein is MRARIYKPARTAMSSGTAKTRSWVLEHVAQTARGIDPLMGWTSSDDTQAQVKLYFDSKEAALDYARENGIEAIVQEPKSRKPNIRPGGYGENFATNRRGVWTH
- a CDS encoding lytic transglycosylase domain-containing protein, coding for MVLVMESDGSLTSSRSQDSFARNYNDGIGQGSAADELAILGEDEPDIEPDELRLAAFSRPAPLPRADVLAAIEATAMRYAGHPGLRRADLSARDWLTLYRANIEVESAYRQDAISSAGAIGLGQLMPATARNLGIDPRDPLQNLDGSARYLAMMLETFGDPHLALAAYNAGPDAVRQHGGIPPCCGVRLTG
- a CDS encoding zf-TFIIB domain-containing protein; protein product: MQCPIDGTQLVISDRSGVEIDYCPQCRGVWLDRGELDKIIERSAAYTPPPPPPLPARAERGYDDSRDQYGRPRKKKRGGFLEDLFDF
- the uvrB gene encoding excinuclease ABC subunit UvrB; this translates as MAYAQTDKSPPVYLANPAPDVKTREKMEGGKRFKLQTEFEPAGDQPTAIAELSAGIIAGERDQVLLGATGTGKTFTMAKMIEQTQRPAIILAPNKTLAAQLYGEFKGFFPDNAVEYFVSYYDYYQPEAYVARSDTYIEKESQINEQIDRMRHSATRALLERDDVIIVASVSCIYGIGSVETYGAMTQDIHAGQMYDQRQIIADLIAQQYRRNDQAFQRGTFRVRGDSLEIWPAHLDDRAWKLSFFGEELEAITEFDPLTGTKTGTFDKVRVYANSHYVTPKPTMQQAIIGIKKELRMRLDQLVNDGKLLEAQRLEQRTNFDLEMLEATGVCNGIENYSRYLTGRAPGEPPPTLFEFIPDNAIVFADESHVSVPQIGGMYKGDFRRKMTLAEHGFRLPSCMDNRPLKFEEWDAMRPQSVFVSATPAAWEMEQTGGVFTEQIIRPTGLIDPQIEIRPVETQVDDLLDEVRKVAAAGYRTLVTTLTKRMSEDLTEYMHEQGIRVRYMHSDIDTIERIEILRDLRLGAFDVLIGINLLREGLDIPECGLVAILDADKEGFLRSETSLVQTIGRAARNAEGRVIMYADRITGSMDRAMKETERRRAKQLAYNAEHGITPTTVKKNVEDILAGLYKGDVDMNRVTAKIDKGRAGGNIQTVIEGIRNDMRKAAENLEFEEAARLRDELKRLEAVELAIADDPLARQQAVDKAVDDAAKASGRSTGGRGGMRGGKSRYAKR
- a CDS encoding aminopeptidase, which codes for MKMIDPVKLDRLAEVAVRTGVNLQKGQDLVITAPLSAIELVRAITVHAYQAGAGVVMPFFTDEAITLARYENADDASFDHAPGWFYDGLAAAYKGGAARMAITGDDPMLLADQDPTKVARLSKATSIAAKPAMAPIVGFEVNWNIVAFPGAGWAARVFPDLPVAEAQGKLMDAIYKASRLDGDDPVANWADHTAELKKRVKWLNDHDFAALKYTGPGTDLMLGLADGHIWKGGASPALNGVICQPNIPTEEVFTCPHAYKVDGVVSATKPLAHQGNVIENIKVRFEAGRIVEATATKGEAVLQALLQTDDGASRIGEVALVPHSSPISQSGTLFYNTLFDENASCHIALGQCYADTIQGGSEYSPEELQQKGGNQSLIHVDWMMGSDAVDIDGITKTGAVIPVMRKGEWA
- a CDS encoding excinuclease ABC subunit B, giving the protein MRHLLALFILASPAAAWDFSAQPICTLTDAAGTITVTYDAALPVYSLTITLPQGRWSDDPTFAMNFAGPRPIFIQTDQHQISPDGRSLTVTDRGFGNVLDGLDFNQRAYAISGDTTVGVSLDGIGPAMAAFRACPAANLA
- a CDS encoding pyridoxamine 5-phosphate oxidase is translated as MTGDTINPTDDAARALVRQLLADMRHAALGVTHPETGAPYVARVALIWDGTAALTLVSTLSTHTQALLASPACAALIGEPGAKGDPLTHPRLTLHARAEPVDKPAHKDKWLAAVPKAKLYYDFADFMMFRLVPSGIDLNGGFGKAYRLGPDGF